The Kordia sp. SMS9 genome window below encodes:
- a CDS encoding VCBS repeat-containing protein has product MKRLSNALLLFILIYGCASENDKKVVENKLLFTKLDAQQTNITFNNALVETDSLNYFTYTSIYMGGGISVGDINNDGLSDLFFTGNQVENKLYLNKGDLQFEDIAVQSNLQGDDRWYTGTTMVDINNDGYLDIYCSVAGKKGNKKNQLFINNQNNTFTEAAEKYGLADEGNSIQATFFDYDNDGDVDMYLANYPIAHPSTSNMVYKNRMENVNTIESDKLYRNDGETFTDVSEAAGVQNYSFSIGIAAADLNNDGWLDIYVSNDYSIPDFMYINNQDGTFTEVIKEATNQTAFYGMGVDIADINNDGFLDIFQADMDADNNRRQKANMASMNPRLFYETVLYGFHYQYMHNCLQLNSGFMENGVPKFANISRLTGTSSTDWSWAPLFADFDNDSHKDLFVSNGTRKEINNKDFFKKIGKKEYDELSLVEKSAQIPSEKIDNFMFKNLGGLEFKKANQDWGIAHKGFSNGAVYADLDNDGDLEIILNNIDEEAVIFKNNASNNYLKIQLQGTEKNKHGLGSRVTIYVDGKQQVQELTLTRGFQSSVAPELHFGLNKATQIDSLKVIWNDGNSYTQKNIKTNQTLVLNHTTTVTSSVHIERSRNEHLFTTNTPLSKTIKHFENDHDDFATQVLLPHKMSTLGPATATADVNNDGLEDIFLGGSFGLTSTLYLQTTAGFKPQKRADFDADKISEDVGALFFDPDQDGDQDLYVVSGGYEFANNSNFLKDRLYINDGKGNFQKNENALPDTKISGSRAYTLDYNKDGKQDILVLGRQTPGKYPFPTSSYLLENKSSKDAVQFEDNTKKVSPSLEGIGMATSAIITDFNNDSWEDILLVGEWMPITILQNNQGVFENITETMNLQETTGWWWSIQQGDFDNDGDLDYLIGNNGLNYKYKATEDETFDIYVEDFDKNQKEDIVLSYYDDGEQYPVRGRQCSSQQVPGIKQKFKNYDEYATATLIDVYGKKNLENALHYQIKSFASIYLENTENGFKIHELPIEVQFSSINQILVDDYDNDGNLDALVAGNLYNSEVETPRNDASYGAFLKGDGNGNFQAIPVTQSGFYTSGDVKDLQQITIGNASYILSIKNNDYIQFIKHNNKRKL; this is encoded by the coding sequence ATGAAAAGACTGAGCAACGCTTTACTTCTTTTTATTCTTATCTACGGTTGTGCTTCCGAAAATGACAAAAAAGTAGTTGAAAACAAACTACTTTTTACCAAATTGGATGCACAGCAAACCAATATTACCTTCAACAATGCGCTGGTGGAAACCGATTCGCTCAACTATTTCACCTATACGTCCATTTACATGGGAGGCGGAATTTCTGTAGGCGACATTAATAACGACGGACTATCCGATCTTTTCTTCACGGGAAATCAAGTTGAAAACAAACTCTATCTCAACAAAGGCGATTTACAGTTTGAAGACATCGCTGTACAAAGTAACCTACAAGGTGACGACCGTTGGTATACAGGAACGACGATGGTGGACATTAACAATGATGGTTATTTAGATATTTACTGTTCGGTGGCTGGAAAAAAGGGCAACAAAAAAAATCAGTTGTTCATCAACAATCAAAACAACACATTTACAGAAGCGGCTGAAAAATATGGTTTAGCAGATGAAGGAAACTCCATTCAAGCTACCTTTTTTGACTATGATAATGATGGCGATGTAGATATGTATTTGGCAAACTATCCCATAGCGCATCCTTCCACGTCGAATATGGTGTACAAAAATCGCATGGAAAATGTAAACACGATTGAATCTGACAAACTCTACAGAAACGATGGTGAAACATTTACCGATGTGTCGGAAGCAGCTGGCGTACAAAATTACAGTTTCTCTATTGGAATCGCTGCCGCAGACTTGAACAATGACGGCTGGCTGGATATCTATGTCTCAAACGATTACAGCATTCCTGATTTTATGTACATCAACAATCAAGATGGAACCTTTACAGAAGTCATCAAAGAAGCAACCAATCAAACCGCGTTTTACGGAATGGGCGTTGACATTGCAGACATTAACAATGATGGTTTCTTAGACATTTTTCAAGCTGATATGGACGCAGATAACAACCGTCGTCAAAAAGCAAACATGGCAAGCATGAATCCGCGCTTGTTTTACGAAACGGTATTGTACGGATTTCACTATCAATACATGCACAATTGTTTGCAACTCAACTCAGGATTTATGGAAAATGGCGTGCCAAAATTTGCCAACATTTCACGCTTAACAGGAACATCATCTACCGATTGGAGCTGGGCACCATTATTTGCCGATTTTGACAACGATTCACACAAAGATCTATTTGTCAGCAATGGCACACGAAAAGAAATCAACAACAAAGACTTCTTCAAAAAAATAGGGAAAAAGGAATACGACGAGCTTTCACTAGTTGAAAAGAGTGCGCAAATTCCCAGTGAGAAAATTGATAATTTCATGTTTAAAAATCTCGGCGGATTGGAATTCAAAAAAGCCAACCAAGATTGGGGCATAGCACACAAAGGTTTCTCAAACGGAGCAGTCTACGCCGATTTGGACAACGATGGCGATCTAGAAATTATTCTCAACAATATAGACGAAGAAGCAGTTATTTTCAAAAACAATGCTTCTAACAATTATCTAAAAATTCAACTGCAAGGAACGGAAAAAAACAAACACGGTTTAGGTTCACGCGTTACGATCTATGTAGACGGAAAACAACAAGTACAAGAACTGACATTAACAAGAGGATTTCAATCTTCCGTAGCGCCCGAATTGCATTTCGGATTGAACAAAGCCACACAAATAGACAGTCTCAAAGTCATTTGGAACGATGGAAATAGCTACACCCAAAAAAATATAAAAACCAATCAAACACTCGTCCTAAACCACACAACTACTGTCACATCGAGCGTTCACATTGAGCGGAGTCGAAATGAACACCTCTTCACCACCAACACACCACTTTCCAAAACCATCAAACATTTCGAAAACGATCACGACGATTTTGCAACGCAAGTATTATTGCCACACAAAATGTCTACACTCGGACCCGCAACTGCCACAGCAGATGTCAATAACGATGGTTTAGAAGATATCTTTTTAGGTGGATCTTTTGGGCTAACTTCTACGTTATATTTACAAACAACAGCAGGATTCAAACCTCAAAAGCGAGCTGATTTTGATGCAGATAAAATTTCGGAAGATGTGGGCGCGTTATTTTTCGATCCCGATCAAGATGGCGATCAAGATTTATATGTAGTAAGCGGCGGCTATGAATTTGCAAACAATTCCAACTTTCTCAAAGATCGTCTGTACATCAATGACGGAAAAGGCAACTTTCAAAAAAATGAAAATGCGCTTCCCGACACTAAAATTAGCGGTTCAAGAGCGTACACATTAGATTATAACAAAGACGGAAAGCAAGACATATTGGTGCTTGGAAGACAAACGCCAGGAAAATATCCGTTTCCCACATCTAGTTACTTGCTAGAAAATAAATCTTCAAAAGATGCTGTACAATTTGAAGACAACACCAAAAAAGTGTCACCTTCTTTGGAAGGAATCGGAATGGCAACCAGCGCAATCATAACCGATTTTAACAACGATTCTTGGGAAGATATACTCCTTGTCGGAGAATGGATGCCAATCACCATTTTGCAAAACAATCAAGGTGTTTTTGAAAACATCACCGAAACAATGAACCTTCAAGAAACGACAGGTTGGTGGTGGAGCATCCAACAAGGTGATTTTGACAATGATGGCGATTTAGATTATCTCATCGGAAACAACGGATTGAACTACAAATACAAAGCAACGGAAGATGAAACTTTTGACATTTACGTAGAAGATTTCGACAAAAACCAAAAAGAAGATATTGTGCTAAGTTACTATGATGATGGCGAACAGTATCCAGTGCGCGGACGTCAATGTTCGTCGCAGCAAGTGCCAGGCATCAAGCAGAAATTTAAAAACTATGACGAATATGCAACGGCAACGCTGATTGATGTCTACGGAAAGAAAAACCTAGAAAACGCTTTGCACTATCAAATAAAATCTTTTGCAAGTATCTATCTTGAAAATACCGAAAACGGTTTTAAAATTCACGAATTGCCGATAGAAGTTCAATTCTCTAGCATCAATCAAATTCTCGTAGATGATTATGATAACGATGGTAATTTAGATGCGTTGGTCGCTGGAAACTTATACAATTCGGAAGTAGAAACCCCGCGAAATGATGCCAGTTATGGTGCTTTCCTAAAAGGTGATGGCAACGGAAACTTTCAAGCAATTCCAGTAACACAAAGCGGATTTTACACTTCGGGAGACGTGAAAGATTTGCAACAAATCACCATCGGAAACGCATCGTACATTCTATCAATAAAAAACAACGATTACATACAATTTATCAAACATAACAACAAACGCAAATTGTAG
- a CDS encoding AraC family transcriptional regulator: MQKKIHREITQLSQADSFLVYYRVKDDFDFPLHFHPEYELNFIYNGDGVRRVIGDHMEEIGKYELVLVGPNLPHCWELHQCKNKEIHEITIHIHNDLLDEKLLSRRVFKSIRDMLNRSIHGILFSEKVTEEIMPRLLELPKLSGIDYFLEFISILQDLSNSRNQKLLSTSFSNYNEFENSDKIKKIYEYIQNNFDRKITLDEISSLINMTPVSFNRFIKSRTGKTFIAFTNSTRVSYATRFLLETDMSVGEIAYKCGFNNLAHFNRMFKKIKKATPSEFRAAFNGIQKVL, translated from the coding sequence ATGCAAAAAAAGATTCATAGGGAGATTACACAGCTATCGCAAGCGGATAGTTTTCTCGTATATTATAGAGTAAAAGACGACTTTGACTTCCCTTTACATTTTCATCCTGAATACGAATTGAACTTTATTTACAACGGTGATGGTGTGCGAAGAGTGATTGGCGATCACATGGAAGAAATTGGCAAATACGAACTCGTTTTGGTCGGTCCAAATCTACCGCATTGCTGGGAACTTCATCAGTGCAAAAACAAAGAAATTCACGAAATCACCATTCATATCCATAATGACTTGCTAGATGAAAAGCTATTGTCACGCAGAGTGTTTAAGTCTATTCGAGATATGTTAAACAGATCTATTCACGGAATCTTGTTTTCTGAAAAAGTTACAGAGGAAATCATGCCAAGATTGCTTGAACTTCCCAAATTATCTGGGATTGATTACTTTTTAGAGTTTATTTCCATCCTACAAGATTTGTCTAATTCACGCAATCAGAAACTACTATCTACCTCTTTCTCAAATTATAACGAATTTGAGAATAGTGACAAGATCAAAAAGATATATGAGTACATTCAAAATAATTTTGATCGCAAAATTACATTGGATGAAATTTCATCCTTAATCAACATGACTCCCGTTTCTTTTAACCGTTTTATTAAGAGTAGAACTGGCAAAACGTTTATAGCTTTCACCAACAGTACGCGCGTGAGTTATGCAACACGCTTCCTTTTAGAAACAGATATGAGCGTAGGAGAAATCGCGTATAAATGTGGCTTTAACAACTTGGCACATTTCAATAGAATGTTTAAAAAAATAAAGAAAGCAACCCCAAGCGAATTCCGCGCAGCGTTTAATGGCATTCAAAAAGTACTCTAA
- a CDS encoding SMP-30/gluconolactonase/LRE family protein has protein sequence MNKTIVLVLFLALISCKNNTPTPKELVAKLEYKIPAKLGEGAFWDYKNKVLYWVDIIGESLNIYDPKSKTNKEIKMPAPIGTVVPSEEKNKVIVALNDGVYVVDIATEEITKLTDVEAENTGTRLNDGKCDPNGNLWIGSMDYSQTNPGGNLYKVNASGNVAKMLGNITISNGIVWSKDHKTMYYIDTPTTHIKAFDFDENTNTISNERIVVTIPKEEGSPDGMAIDENDLLYVGLWNGDCIANYNPKTGKLIQKIKVPAHNVTSCAFGGENLDILYITTSNLDMTEAETAKYPMAGSIFKIKLAAKGVHSDFFKKPMLSDTLAMPDKTQH, from the coding sequence ATGAATAAAACAATCGTACTCGTACTATTTTTAGCACTCATCAGTTGCAAAAACAATACGCCGACACCTAAAGAACTTGTGGCTAAACTCGAATACAAAATTCCTGCGAAACTTGGCGAAGGAGCTTTTTGGGATTACAAAAATAAAGTGTTGTATTGGGTAGATATTATTGGGGAATCACTCAATATATACGATCCGAAAAGCAAAACGAACAAAGAAATAAAAATGCCCGCGCCCATTGGAACTGTGGTGCCCTCGGAAGAAAAAAATAAAGTAATTGTGGCGCTCAATGATGGCGTGTATGTGGTAGATATTGCCACAGAAGAAATCACAAAACTAACCGATGTTGAAGCCGAAAACACAGGAACACGCTTGAACGATGGAAAATGTGATCCCAACGGAAACCTATGGATTGGCTCTATGGATTACTCACAGACGAATCCTGGCGGGAATTTATACAAAGTAAACGCAAGCGGAAACGTAGCTAAAATGTTAGGAAATATTACCATTTCTAACGGAATTGTTTGGTCCAAAGATCACAAAACGATGTATTATATTGATACGCCCACAACACATATCAAAGCGTTTGATTTTGATGAAAACACCAACACCATTTCCAACGAAAGAATCGTAGTGACCATTCCAAAAGAAGAAGGTTCACCTGACGGAATGGCAATTGACGAAAACGACCTATTGTATGTTGGTTTGTGGAATGGCGACTGCATTGCCAACTACAATCCGAAAACAGGAAAACTCATTCAAAAAATAAAAGTGCCGGCACACAATGTAACTTCGTGTGCTTTTGGCGGTGAAAACTTAGACATACTCTACATCACCACCTCAAACTTGGACATGACTGAGGCAGAAACGGCAAAATATCCAATGGCAGGTTCCATCTTCAAAATAAAACTAGCTGCAAAAGGTGTACACAGTGATTTTTTCAAAAAGCCAATGCTGAGCGATACACTTGCAATGCCAGACAAAACACAACACTAA
- a CDS encoding TonB-dependent receptor, with protein sequence MKNKFFKNFFLIMLLSSFSILYAQEISGVVSDATGPVPGVNVSVKGTDNGTATNFDGEYTIQNVKSTDILVFSYVGYKTQEIPVGEQKTINVTLEEDQSALDEVVVVGYGAKKKSLVTGAISSVNAEDIKSVSNQRVEQALQGRTSGVTVSSSSGSPGSGARIRIRGTGSSGSSEPLFIVDGMKVSNIDNIPPSDIENLEVLKDAASAAIYGTEGANGVIIITTKRGKGKGVKVNFSSQIGLQFLQSDIELMNASEFVTYMNEAGVTSVVDNGVDTNWVDEVFDVAFMQRYDVSLSGEAAGISYYASIAHTDQDGIVSQKNSSFKRTALRLNLKSEVTKWFEAGVSATTSFIKRRGVQENNDTRGVIQNALVLDPLTPVKYGIGEVPAEVFNRAANNGFPDVPLLTTSYGAVYGYPTYSTGEVLNPVAFADVNRTLNTNNQFLSTIYGKFTILEGLTFTSRFGYEYGDFLNENTVTPYFVASEAQNTAYTASESRVRTERWLWENFATYTKSFGDHNFSLLAGYSAEDFEVPTVSSRTGSAAIPDFTGFDLDSPAFTVDDRTDNIVTFRDNLVSMYGRLSYDYAGKYLFEASFRRDRSDKFPTANKAGNFPAFSAGWVASKEDFWKEDSFINYFKIRGSWGQNGNKSNLAGNSDIISITRNINGLPIDYLGQGGAQITGFANNNLVWETSTQTNFGIDLRALENKLRFSVDYFKKTTEDLIVSDGSLITPGSAGFTSNEFNAGTIVNKGLEFEVGYSNNDNAFKYQINANLSTLDNEVTEIQFLPPGTSIRGAGAPQNDDGITRFTEGLPAWYFFGYQTNGVDPATGELQRVDTDGDGNITNADKTFIGSPHPDVLFGGNIAFQYKAFDFNLQYQGSLGNDIFTSYNQPSRPITNKLVHYFDERWQNPGDNATFPSAATITDAYDTDLMVEDGSYMRIKQIQFGYTLPQKMSEKLHVNNLRLYLSLDDFFTFTKFRGLDPEIGNFGFNDIGVDRGYYPTAARMIFGLALDF encoded by the coding sequence ATGAAAAACAAATTTTTTAAAAACTTTTTCTTGATAATGTTGCTGTCATCGTTCAGTATTTTATATGCACAAGAAATTTCAGGTGTTGTTTCTGACGCAACGGGACCAGTTCCCGGAGTGAATGTTTCTGTAAAAGGAACGGATAATGGAACAGCCACAAATTTTGATGGTGAGTATACTATTCAAAATGTAAAATCAACCGACATTTTAGTATTTAGTTATGTGGGTTACAAAACCCAGGAAATTCCTGTAGGAGAACAAAAAACAATTAATGTTACGCTTGAAGAAGATCAAAGTGCATTAGATGAAGTAGTTGTTGTAGGATATGGAGCTAAAAAGAAAAGTTTAGTAACGGGTGCTATTTCGAGTGTAAATGCGGAAGATATTAAAAGTGTCTCCAATCAACGAGTAGAACAAGCCTTGCAAGGTCGTACTTCGGGGGTAACGGTTTCGTCTTCTTCTGGTTCGCCAGGTTCTGGAGCCCGAATTCGTATTAGGGGTACAGGATCTAGTGGTAGTTCAGAGCCTTTATTTATTGTAGATGGGATGAAAGTTTCTAATATTGATAACATTCCACCATCCGATATTGAAAACTTAGAAGTATTAAAAGATGCCGCATCTGCAGCAATTTATGGTACAGAAGGTGCAAATGGTGTCATCATTATTACGACGAAAAGAGGGAAAGGAAAAGGAGTAAAAGTAAATTTTAGTTCGCAAATTGGACTTCAATTTTTGCAAAGTGATATTGAATTAATGAATGCTTCTGAGTTTGTGACCTATATGAATGAAGCTGGAGTTACTTCTGTGGTAGATAATGGCGTGGACACCAATTGGGTAGATGAAGTATTTGATGTTGCTTTTATGCAACGGTATGATGTAAGTCTATCGGGAGAAGCAGCAGGAATCTCATATTATGCATCTATTGCACATACAGATCAAGATGGTATTGTGTCTCAAAAAAATTCTTCTTTTAAAAGAACTGCCTTGCGTTTAAACCTTAAAAGTGAAGTGACCAAATGGTTTGAAGCAGGCGTAAGTGCTACAACCTCATTCATAAAAAGAAGAGGCGTGCAGGAAAATAATGATACGCGTGGTGTGATTCAAAATGCCTTAGTATTGGATCCATTAACGCCCGTGAAATACGGTATCGGAGAAGTGCCTGCAGAGGTATTCAATAGAGCTGCAAATAACGGATTTCCAGATGTACCATTACTAACAACCAGTTATGGTGCTGTATATGGATATCCAACCTATTCAACAGGTGAAGTACTTAATCCCGTAGCATTTGCAGATGTAAATAGAACCTTAAATACCAACAACCAATTCTTATCTACCATTTATGGGAAGTTTACCATTTTAGAAGGCTTAACGTTTACTTCTAGATTTGGATATGAATATGGAGATTTCTTAAATGAAAACACAGTCACACCTTATTTTGTAGCTTCTGAAGCACAGAATACAGCATACACCGCGTCGGAATCAAGAGTGCGAACGGAACGTTGGTTATGGGAAAACTTTGCTACCTATACGAAATCGTTTGGAGATCATAATTTCTCATTACTGGCAGGATATTCTGCGGAAGATTTTGAAGTGCCAACAGTTTCGTCAAGGACAGGTTCGGCAGCAATTCCTGATTTTACAGGATTTGATTTAGATTCACCAGCATTTACGGTTGACGATAGAACCGATAATATTGTCACTTTTAGAGATAACTTAGTGTCAATGTATGGTAGATTGTCCTATGATTATGCGGGCAAGTACTTATTTGAAGCATCTTTCAGACGCGATCGTTCCGATAAATTCCCAACGGCAAATAAAGCTGGTAATTTTCCAGCATTCTCAGCAGGTTGGGTAGCTTCTAAAGAAGACTTTTGGAAAGAAGATTCATTTATAAATTACTTTAAAATACGAGGAAGTTGGGGGCAAAACGGAAACAAATCGAACCTCGCAGGAAACTCTGATATTATCAGTATCACAAGAAACATCAACGGATTGCCAATTGATTACTTAGGGCAAGGTGGAGCGCAAATTACAGGCTTTGCCAATAACAACTTAGTATGGGAAACCTCTACGCAAACCAACTTTGGTATTGACTTGAGAGCGTTGGAAAATAAATTACGTTTCTCTGTAGATTACTTTAAGAAAACCACAGAAGACTTAATTGTATCTGACGGGAGTTTAATCACGCCAGGTTCTGCAGGATTTACTTCAAACGAATTCAATGCAGGTACCATTGTCAACAAAGGTCTCGAATTTGAAGTGGGCTATTCTAATAACGACAACGCTTTCAAATATCAAATCAACGCCAACTTATCTACCTTAGATAATGAAGTTACCGAAATCCAGTTTTTACCACCAGGAACTTCTATTCGTGGAGCAGGAGCGCCACAAAATGATGACGGAATTACACGATTCACAGAAGGATTGCCAGCATGGTATTTCTTCGGATACCAAACCAATGGTGTCGATCCTGCTACAGGAGAATTACAACGTGTAGATACTGATGGCGACGGAAACATTACCAATGCGGATAAAACATTCATCGGTTCACCACATCCTGATGTATTATTTGGAGGAAACATCGCGTTTCAATACAAAGCATTCGACTTTAACTTACAATACCAAGGAAGTTTGGGCAACGATATCTTTACATCGTACAACCAACCTTCTCGACCTATCACCAACAAACTTGTACATTATTTTGATGAAAGATGGCAAAACCCAGGTGATAATGCAACTTTCCCATCAGCAGCAACCATTACAGATGCGTACGATACTGACTTGATGGTAGAAGATGGTTCATACATGAGAATTAAGCAAATTCAATTCGGATACACATTACCTCAAAAGATGTCTGAGAAATTGCACGTAAATAATCTAAGATTATACTTATCTTTAGATGATTTCTTTACCTTCACTAAATTCAGAGGACTCGATCCTGAAATTGGAAACTTTGGATTTAATGACATTGGAGTAGATAGAGGGTATTACCCAACAGCCGCAAGGATGATCTTTGGGTTGGCTCTAGACTTTTAA
- a CDS encoding RagB/SusD family nutrient uptake outer membrane protein: MKKNIFLTAVVLFLGILACSDDFTTNPPENVEDLETFFQTEDNVEAAVVGIYDLMHLNYSKDWHSAFLVKLLPGDDANAAGGNSSDQPQLQDIDDYANISTANGSIENVWNNFYSTIALANLVIESLKESTLSNAGRATAEAKFIRAWCYFELTTMFGDVPLRLTLPQGAADFGLAKSPRADIYTQVEEDLAEAIANLPEKTALADAFRFSKGAAEALMGKVLVFQEKYSESIPYFQSVIGNGAHDLEPNINDVWSIGSEFGIESLVEIGFVSNTARDWGNIAWGGRNESNLHIQLMGPRGDGIFDVTGTGLLNGWGFNLPTSKLAAAFDAAGDTQRKAATLLTEAELVAAGGGVDPTSATGGVIWDYEGAIRIKYASRAEETSDGGVRELNYSTNFRIFRYAEVLLLAAEAYNKVGQDGNARTELNKIRNRAGLADVSMSLAGTDLFDAIVEEKFLELAHEGQRFWDLVRWGRAATELSGTGYAPKNDLFPIPITEIDKNPEISISDQNPGY, translated from the coding sequence ATGAAAAAAAACATTTTTTTAACCGCCGTAGTACTATTTTTAGGAATACTAGCTTGTAGTGACGACTTTACTACCAATCCTCCTGAAAATGTAGAAGACCTAGAAACATTCTTCCAAACGGAAGACAATGTAGAAGCAGCAGTCGTTGGAATATATGACTTAATGCACTTAAACTATAGTAAAGATTGGCACAGTGCCTTTCTTGTAAAATTATTGCCAGGAGATGATGCCAATGCTGCTGGAGGAAATTCCAGTGATCAACCGCAGTTACAAGACATTGACGATTATGCCAATATCTCTACTGCAAATGGTTCCATTGAAAACGTATGGAACAACTTTTATAGTACCATTGCGCTTGCTAATTTAGTGATTGAAAGCCTAAAAGAAAGCACATTAAGCAATGCTGGCAGAGCTACTGCAGAAGCAAAATTCATCAGAGCTTGGTGTTATTTTGAATTAACAACCATGTTTGGAGATGTGCCATTGCGTTTAACACTTCCGCAAGGAGCTGCAGATTTCGGATTGGCAAAATCGCCACGAGCAGACATTTACACACAAGTAGAAGAAGACTTAGCAGAAGCCATTGCCAATTTACCAGAAAAAACAGCCTTAGCAGACGCATTCAGATTCTCTAAAGGAGCGGCAGAAGCACTCATGGGAAAAGTATTGGTGTTCCAAGAAAAATACTCCGAATCCATTCCGTATTTCCAATCTGTAATCGGAAATGGAGCACACGATTTAGAACCTAATATCAATGATGTTTGGTCGATTGGTTCAGAATTTGGAATAGAATCTTTAGTAGAAATAGGATTCGTATCTAACACCGCAAGAGACTGGGGAAATATCGCTTGGGGCGGAAGAAACGAAAGCAACTTACACATTCAGTTAATGGGACCTAGAGGTGACGGAATCTTTGACGTAACGGGAACAGGATTATTAAACGGATGGGGATTCAATCTGCCAACGTCAAAATTAGCCGCTGCGTTTGATGCTGCGGGAGATACGCAAAGAAAAGCCGCTACTTTACTCACAGAAGCAGAATTAGTTGCTGCAGGTGGAGGTGTAGATCCAACAAGTGCTACTGGAGGTGTCATTTGGGATTATGAAGGTGCCATCAGAATAAAATATGCCTCAAGAGCAGAAGAAACAAGTGATGGCGGTGTTCGTGAATTAAACTACAGTACCAACTTTAGAATCTTTCGTTATGCAGAAGTATTATTACTAGCCGCAGAAGCATACAACAAAGTAGGACAAGACGGAAACGCACGTACAGAACTCAACAAAATAAGAAACCGAGCAGGATTGGCAGATGTAAGTATGTCACTCGCTGGAACGGATTTATTTGATGCCATCGTAGAAGAAAAATTCTTAGAATTGGCTCACGAAGGACAACGTTTTTGGGACTTAGTTCGTTGGGGAAGAGCTGCAACAGAACTATCAGGAACAGGATATGCACCTAAAAATGATCTATTCCCAATTCCAATTACAGAAATTGATAAAAATCCAGAAATATCTATCAGTGATCAAAATCCTGGATACTAA